One window of Candidatus Omnitrophota bacterium genomic DNA carries:
- a CDS encoding NAD(P)/FAD-dependent oxidoreductase produces the protein MHKTDITVIGAGAVGLAVAGELSKRRKNIFVIERNPSFGQETSSRNSEVIHAGIYYPKGSLKARLCVEGRELLYDFCGRNGINHRKTGKLIVAADASETKDAEALLRRGLENGVSDLRYLSKDEVRRMEGHVAAEGAVYSPSTGIFDSHGFMKRLTLDIASRGGTIVYNTEFIRAARKADAFEVTVNDKKEGEFTFLTGCLINAAGLGSDRVSELAGVRDESYRLKYCKGDYFRVHGNKASMIRRLVYPVPGEKKGGLGVHATPDLGGGLRLGPDDEYIDSIRYDIDETKKKIFYESVRRFLPFISAGDLSPDTSGIRPKLQGEGEPFRDFIIKDEGPRGVPGFINLIGIESPGLTASLSIAKMVGDMLKRSYEI, from the coding sequence ATGCATAAAACGGATATAACCGTCATAGGGGCAGGCGCGGTAGGCCTTGCGGTAGCCGGGGAGTTGTCGAAGAGGCGCAAAAATATATTTGTCATCGAAAGGAACCCCTCATTCGGCCAGGAGACGAGCTCGAGGAACAGCGAGGTCATCCACGCCGGCATCTACTACCCGAAAGGTTCGCTGAAGGCGCGGTTGTGCGTCGAGGGCAGGGAGCTCCTTTACGATTTTTGCGGAAGGAACGGCATAAACCACAGGAAGACCGGGAAGCTCATAGTCGCCGCGGATGCCTCCGAGACGAAAGACGCGGAGGCGCTCCTCAGGAGGGGGCTGGAGAACGGCGTCTCCGACCTCAGGTATCTATCCAAAGACGAGGTCAGGCGCATGGAAGGGCACGTTGCGGCCGAAGGCGCCGTATATTCCCCGTCCACCGGCATATTCGACTCCCACGGCTTCATGAAACGGCTCACCCTGGATATCGCCTCCCGGGGCGGCACCATAGTTTATAATACGGAATTCATAAGGGCGGCGAGGAAGGCGGACGCCTTCGAGGTGACGGTTAATGACAAGAAGGAAGGAGAGTTCACTTTTCTTACCGGGTGCCTGATCAATGCCGCGGGCCTTGGTTCGGACAGGGTATCGGAGCTCGCCGGGGTACGCGACGAGAGCTACCGGCTGAAGTACTGCAAGGGCGACTATTTCCGTGTCCACGGCAATAAGGCCTCCATGATAAGACGTCTCGTCTATCCCGTCCCCGGGGAGAAGAAGGGGGGCCTGGGCGTACATGCTACGCCCGACCTCGGAGGAGGACTGCGTCTCGGCCCGGATGATGAGTATATAGATTCGATACGCTACGATATAGACGAGACGAAGAAGAAGATATTTTACGAGAGCGTCAGGCGTTTCCTGCCGTTCATATCGGCCGGTGACCTTTCGCCGGACACCTCCGGCATACGCCCCAAGCTGCAGGGCGAAGGGGAGCCGTTCCGCGATTTCATAATAAAGGACGAAGGGCCGCGCGGCGTCCCCGGGTTCATAAACCTCATAGGCATAGAATCTCCCGGCTTGACAGCATCCCTTTCTATAGCTAAAATGGTCGGCGACATGTTAAAGAGGTCCTATGAGATATAA